TACACGCGGTAGATGAACTTTTCGGCTTCCATCTCGTAGGTGGCGATGGGCAGTCCGCAGCGATCATCTCGTCGTTTGGCAGATAGGTCACGCTATGTTGGCCCGCGTTGAGCGAAAAATCGCCTTGGGCCTGCAGCAACTTGTCCTCAAAGCCCGAGTCAGCCCAAAACTCTGGCGAGCCCACGGAAGGCTGCAGCAAGGTCATTTGCGCAACATATGTCCAGCAAAAACGGGTGGTAGCCGGCACGGCTACCACCCGTTTGCCTCATATCTAGCCCAAAGCAGGCCAGTTACTTCTTAATGCCGCGCCCCAGACGCTCGGCGACCGATGCAACGGCCTCTTCGCTGGCCGGCCCGCAGCTCACGCAGCCGTCATGTGCACGCATCTGGCCGGTAACCTCGTCCATCGCGAGCGGTGCCACCTTCTCGAGCTTAAAGCCCTTGCCGGCGCGCATGTTTTCCTTGGCAACGCTGATCATGAGCTTAATACGGTTGAGTTGGTTGACCTCGGACGCGCCAGGGTCGTAGTCCACCGCGACAATGTTGCTCTCGGGGTGCTGGCGGCGTAGCTCCTTGATCACGGCCTTGCCCACCACGTGGTTGGGCAGGCACGCGAAGGGCTGCGTGCAGATGATGTTGGGCGCACCGTGATCGATCAGGTCGAGCATCTCGGCCGTAAGCAACCAGCCCTCGCCCATGTTGTTGCACACCGAAAGCACCGTGCGGGCCTTATCGGCCATGGTGCCGATGCGCTCGGGCGCCTCAAAGCGGCGGGACTTTTCGAGCATCTCTTCCACCGGCGTGCGCATCCAGTCCACGAGCTTGATGAGCGCCTGCATACCAGCGCGCGTGGTAGCAGAGCTTCCCAGCTCGTCCTTCTGCAGCTCGGCGTTGCTCATGGAGTACAGGAAGAAGTCAAGCAGGCCCGGCACTACGGCCTCGCAGCCCTCGCGCTCGATGACATCGACCACGTGGTTGTTGGCTGTGGGGTGGAACTTGACCAAGATCTCACCGACCACGCCCACGCGCGGCTTGGTACCCTCGCCCACGAGCGGCATAGTATCGAACGCGCGGATGGCCTCACGGCACAGCTTGGTGTAGTTGTGGCGGTTGAACTTGGGCGCCAGCTTGCGGGCGCGCGCCATGTACTCCTCGTAGAGTGCGTTGGCAGCGCCGGGCGTGGCCTCGTACGGGCGGCAACGATAGAGCATCTGCATCATCACGTCGCCAAAGAGCACCGCGTACACGGCTTGCTTAAGCAGCGCCGGCGTAATCTTAAAGCCGGGGTTGTCCTCGCCGAGCGCCACGGCCGAAAGCGAGATCACCGGGATCTCGGGGTGGCCGCTCTCGCGCAGGGCCTTGCGGATGAGTGCGATGTAGTTGGTGGCACGGCAGCCGCCGCCGGTCTGGCTGATGACCACGGCCGTCTTGGACAGGTCGTACCGACCGCTCTCGATGGCCTCCATAATCTGGCCCGTTACCAGGATCGACGGATAGCAAATGTCATTGTTCACATAGCGCAGACCGGCCTCGACGGCATCGTGATCGGTCGAGGGCAGCAGTTCCAGGTTATAGCCAGCACCGCGGAACACCTCTTTGACCAGGTCGAAGTGGATCGGCGCCATCTGCGGGCACAGGATGGTGTAGCCCTCCTCGCGCATCTGCTCGGTAAAGGGCACCTTGGGCCACGCGGTCGAAGCACTCTCGCGCTGAGCCTCAAACGTGTACTTGCGGCTCGCGAACGCGGGGGCATCCGTGGAGGGCGCCACCGGCGCGGCATCGCCCTGCTCGTAGGCCTCGCCCGCGGCCGTGGCCTCGGCCAAGCGCTCGGCCTCCTGGTCCTTGAGCGCTGCCATGAGCGAGCGAATACGGATACGCGCGGCGCCCAAGTTGGACACCTCGTCAATCTTGAGCACGGTGTAGATCTTGCCGCTGGCCTCAAGGATCTCCTGCACCTGGTCGGTGGTCAGAGCGTCCAGACCGCAGCCGAAAGAGTTGAGCTGAATCAGGTCCAAATCGTTGCGCATCGTCACAAAACGGGCGACGGCGTACAGGCGGCTGTGGTACATCCACTGGTCGACGACGCGAATCGGACGCTCGGGCTTTACCAGATGCGCGAGCGAATCCTCGGTAAAAACCGCAAAGCCAAAGCTCGAGATAAGCTCGGGCAGGGCATGGTTGATCTCGGGGTCGTTATGGTAGGGACGGCCGGCGAGCACGATGCCGTGACCGCCGTGGTCCTCGACCCACTTAAGAGCCTCCTCGCCCATAGTCTGGATGTCCTCGTGGAAACGCGCATCGGCCTCAAAGGCAGCGTTGACGGCGGCATCGACCTCGGAGCGCGTGATTTTAGGACCACGCACGCGACCGCGACCGGCCTCAGCATCGGCCACACGGTCGACGGCGAGCACCTGGTACAGACGGCGCTTGAGCTCGGTCTTGTCGTGATAGGGCACAAACGGGTACAGAAACTCGATGTTCTGCTCGCGGATCTCGTCGATGTTGAGCGCCAGCGCCGTGGGGTAGCTCATGACGATGGGACAGTTGTAACAGTTGCCAGCCGTCGGGTCCTCCTTGCGCTCCCAGCGCACGCACGGCATCCAAATGAAGTCGACATCGCGGTCGATAAGGTTCATCACATGGCCGTGGCTCATCTTTGCCGGGTAGCACACGCTCTCGGACGGCATGGACTCGATGCCCGCCTGGTAGGTCTTCTTGCTCGACTGGTCGGACAGCTGCACGCTAAAGCCCAAGCGCGTAAAGAACGCGTGCCAGAAGGGGTAGTTCTCGTACATGTTGAGCGCGCGGGGGATGCCGACGGTACCGCGCGGGGCCTCGTCGGGGCTCAGCACCTCGCGGTTAAACAGCAGCTCGTTTTTCTTTTTGAAGAGGTTGGGGGCCTCGGTCTTCTGCTTTTTGTGGCCGGCGCCCTTCTCGCAGCGGTTGCCGGTAATGAAGCGCCTGCCGCCGCCAAAGTCGTTGACGGTGAGCTGGCAGTTGTTGGAGCAGCGACCGCAGCGGACATGCTTTTGCGTCACGGTAAGGTGCGCGATGTCCTCAGCCGAAAGGATGGTCGAAGTGCCGTCGGCGCCAGCGCGATCGCGGGCGAGCAGGGCCGCACCATAGGCGCCCATGCAGCCGGCGATATCGGGACGCACGGCATGAACGCCGGTGAGCTGCTCAAACGCGCGCAGCGTGGCGTCGGACATAAAGGTGCCGCCCTGGACGATCACCTGGCTGCCGATCTCCTTGGGGTCGCGCAGCTTAATGACCTTGAACAGGGCGTTCTTGATGACGGAATAGGACAGGCCGGCCGCGATGTCGCCCACCGTGGCGCCTTCCTTTTGCGCCTGCTTGACGCGCGAGTTCATAAAGACCGTGCAGCGGCTGCCCAGGTCGACGGGGGCCTTGGCATGGATGGCGGCATCGGCAAACGCGCGCACGTCCATGTTCATAGACACGGCGAAACTCTCGATAAAGCTGCCGCAACCCGACGAGCAGGCCTCGTTGAGCATGATGTGCTCGATGACGCCGTCCTTGACGCGCAGGCACTTCATGTCCTGGCCGCCAATGTCCAGAATAAACTCGACGCCGGGCAGGAACGCCTTGGCACCGCGCAAGTGCGCGACGGTCTCGATCTCGCCGGAATCGGCCTTGAGGGCCTCGATGAGCAGCGCCTCGCCGTAGCCCGTGGTAGTCACGTGGCCGATGGTGCAGCCCGCGGGGATGTGGTTGTAGAAATCGGCCATGATGACCTTGGCCGTGCCCAGGATGTCGCCGTTGTTGTTGCCGTACCAGGTGTGCAGCAGCTGGCCGTCCTCGCCCACGAGCGCGGCCTTCATGGTGGTGGAACCGGCGTCGATGCCAATGAACACGCGGCCGGTGTAGCCTTCGAGTTTGCCCTTGGGGACGACTTCCTGGTCGTGGCGGGTTTTGAACTCGGCGAAGTCCTCGTCGGTAGCAAAGAGCGGATCCAGGCGCTCGACCTCGGCACCCTGTGTGTCACCCAGGGCATCGATAGCCTCGATGAGCTGCGGGAACGTGCTGAGCTTGTTGGACTCATGCGCCATGGCGGCGCCGCTCGCCACAAACAGGTGAGCGTTTTGGGGCACAATGCGGTGCTCCTCGTCCAGGTTGAGCGTGAGGTAGAAGCGGTGGCGCAGCTCGGAGAGATACTGCAGCGGGCCGCCCAGGAAGGCGACGTTGCCGCGGATGGGACGGCCGCACGCCAGGCCCGAGATGGTCTGGGTCACGACGGCTTGGAAGATGGAAGCGGCGACGTCCTCGGGACGGGCGCCTTCGTTGAGCAGCGGCTGCACGTCGGTCTTGGCAAAAACGCCGCAGCGGCTGGCGATGGGATAGATGGTGGTGGCGTTGGCCGCGAGTTCGTTGAGGCCGCTGGCGTCGGTGTGCAGCAGAGTGGCCATCTGGTCGATGAAGGCGCCCGTGCCGCCGGCGCAGGTGCCGTTCATGCGCTGCTCGATGCCGTTGTCGAAGTAGATGATCTTGGCGTCCTCGCCGCCCAGCTCGATGGCAACATCGGTGGCCGGGATGAGGGTCTCGACGGCACGCTTGCTGGCGATGACCTCCTGGACAAACTCCAGGCCGAGCCACTGAGATAGCAGCAGACCGCCCGAGCCGGTGATGGCGCAGGTCATCTGGGCCGTCGGCAGCACGGTCGCAGCGCCCTCGAACAGGTCGCGGGCGCAAGCGCGGACGTCGGTGTGGTGGCGCTGGTACTTGGCGTAGACAATCTGGTTGTCGTCGTTGAGCACAGCGAGCTTAACGGTGGTGGAGCCCACGTCGATGCCCAGGTGCAGGTTGCCGCGAGCGGCCTCGGGGTTGAAGATCGCGCCTTCGGGGGCGTGGGCGGCGGCTACGGGCTCAGCGGCAGTGACGGGCTCGCTAGCGACGGGCGTCTCCCCTGCCGCGTTCTTGGCCTCGGCAACAGCCTCGGCAACTTTCTCGGCAGCCGCGGTCGCGGCCTTCTGCGCGGCGTCCACCACGGCGGGCGCGGCCTCGCGTGCGGCAGCAACCACACGGTCCTTAATGCCCTCGACGAGTTTGCTCATCTGTCTCTCCTCTTAGTTGTTGGACTCGACGGTTGCGGTGGTGTCGACCGCATCCTCGAGCTGCAGATTCAATAGCTTCATGCCGTATTCCGGCACGTTGATATCGATGGGTTGGCCATACAGGTCGCCGGGGCGCACAAAGGCGATGACCGTCATAATGCGCGCCATGGTCTCGGGCGATTCAGAAAGGTCACGCTCAAACCAACGTTGGATCATGCCGACCTCGGCACTCACGACATAGGTGACGTAGTAGTCAAAGAAGGTGCCCAGCGCCAAGCCCAAAATGCCCGTCTGTGCACGCGGCACCACGGCCTCGCGTGCGGTATCGATGATCTTTTTAATAAAGGCGGGGTCGCCGCCCGGGCCCAGCAGGGCCCCGATAAGGTCGCGATTAGCCGCAAGATAGCGAAGCAGCTCAACCGAACCGGGTGCCGGCTCGAGCTCGTCGATATTGCGGTAAAGATCGGGTAATTGAGCTGCGGTGATAAGCTCCACCCGCTCGCGAATCTCGGCAAGCAGGCCGTCCTCGATCTGGCTGATAAAGTCGGGGATATCGCGGTAGTGCGAATAGAACGTGCGGCGTGTAAGACCGGCGCGCTCGGTGAGCGACGCGACGTTAATGCGCGAAAGGTCGCCGCTTTCGGCAAGCTCGCTGGCAAGCGCCTGGCGAAGGGCACGCTGCGAGCGAAGGGACCGGCGGTCGCATTTCTCGAGCTGGGACAAGCGTCCTCCTTGTTACTCAGCCTGTGCGCTATTGCACAGTGCGAGTATTATTGCACACCGTGTGCATCAACACGTAAAGGCAATATTTAGATTGTGACAAAGGGGCGTCCCTTTGCCACATTCCACGGCGGCATTACCGATTGTCCAAAAAGTCATTCGTGGGTAGAATGGTGTCGACGGCAGCCCAAGTTGTAGCTGGCTGGGCAGCGCCGTTGCTTGGATTAAGGGGTCAACGCCTTAGCGGCGGCGACCCCTTTTACGTTGCTTCGAACGTTGCTTGAGTGCCTCGGAAAGCCCGACGAGCGCCGTGAAGAACGAGACCAAAGCGGTCAGAAGTCTCACGAAATCAATCAGATCGGTCATGGGCATCACCTCCCATCAGATGGAGGGCGTTGCCCGGCACATGGAACTGCCGTCAACGATACCGATTCTACCAGAGCCTAGTTATATATACGAATATATGTTCGTATTCCAAGCACACAGACCCCTGTGGCAAAGGGGCTGTCCCTTTGTCACTTATTCGATGATGGTGCGGGAGTTTTGCTTGTGCATGGTGGCGAGCATGTGTTTGGGGACGGCGTGGACCATGCAACTGCCGATAGTCGCGTTCGCGGCAGCCTTGGCTGCATCGCTTGCGTTTTTGGTCGCGTAGCTGTGACGGAAGCGCTTGAGCATGGCGATGTCGTTGCCGCCGTCTCCATAGACCGCGACCTCGTCCTCGGCAATGCCGTAGTAACCCGCCAGCCAGGCCACGCTCTCGCCCTTGTTACACGCCACGTCCGTGATCTCGAACATCACCGGATCGAACGGCGCGTTGACCACACGGTCCGAGCGCTCGGCAAGATACGCCTTAAGATCACGCTCCAGCTCGGGCGAGGTCACGCGACAGTTGATCTTGCACACATCGTGGCGCAGGATGTCACCGATCGACTGGTCGAAGTACTGTTCCTCGTGGTACCCGCCACGCGCACGCATGCCGCGCATCACGATGCGCTTGATAGGGCTGTCTTTTTTAAAGCCCGCCTGATGCATCTCGAACGAACCGCTCGAGTACATGCCATCGGGTGTGGAGCAGTCAAAACAGATATCCGGAAACTCCTTGAGCAGCTCCTCGGTGATCTGAGGGTCGATGGTCCAGGTCTTGAGCACCTCGCCATGGCTGTCGCGCACGATGGATCCATTGGAGCAGCAGGCGTCAAGCGCCAGGCCCGTAAAGCCATGCTCGCCGATCGGCAACGTCGAGCGTCCAGTCGCGGGAACCACGTGGAGTCCGGCCTCGGTCAGCTCGCGAATGGCACGGCGGATGGTCCCATCTGCCTCGTGTAGGGCGTTCAGCAGCGTTCCGTCTAAGTCACTCGCAAACATCTTGATCATGGGCATGCCTCTCTTTCGTCTGCACGATATTGTAGACGAAAGAGAGGCATGCCCAAACAATGCCGTCCCGGCGCGGCGGGCCACCGCCTCCGCAAATTCACGGTGCCCCAGCGCGTCAAGACAATCGCCGCAAGCGACTTTTCAGCCGATAAAACAGCGCCGTCGTCAGCGCCAGCACCGCCAACATGCCTGCGAATACAATCGCCGGTGTCCATCGATCATATGCAGCCCCGTACGTCAATTGGCCGATAGGTATTGCACAGGAAAGGACTGTGTAAACGACCGAAAGCACTTTTCCGCAGAGCTCAGTCGGCGCTGCCCGCTGAACAAACGCGATGATTTCAACCGACGCAATGCTTGCCCACACCATGACCCATGCCGAACCAACCGCAAACACGGTGAACATGCATGCATCTGCGCCGAACAGTAGCGTGACAATGATCGGTGCGACTCCAAAACAGATCATCGCAACATATCGACATATGCCATTGAAAGAAAAGCGATGCGGCCAAATGCCGACCAAGCCACTGCCGGCAAGACCACCCAAGCCCATAGCAACCTCAACTATCCCAACGCAGGACGATTGCATGCCGAGATGCTTTGTAACAATAATGGGAGCGCCAATCGTTAGCCCAACCAACGCAAGGTTCAAAACGGCCGCAAGCAAAATCACAGCGACCAATGATGCATTTTGCAACAGATACCGAATCGACTCCCGAAAATCGTTTCGGCATGTCGTGCGAGTCGCGCCGTCTCCCATCGTTTCAGATGAGGCATTTTGCTTGAGTGCGACCCCAAACAAGAGAGCTGAAATCGCAAACGCCACCGACGCGGTTGTGCAAAGAGTATCGATACCAAAGCACCCATAGACTGCCGTCCCGACCACAGGGCCCAAGATATTGCTCACCATGGTCATCTGCGAAACCAATGCAGTGGCCCGCTCAACCTTCTCTTCACCCGCCATACGCACCGTCTCAATTTGGAGCATTGGCTTCAGCAGCGATTGAACACCATATTGAACACAAAGTATCGCTACTACGACGACCGCAAGAGGCAACGAGCGCTTCATGGGGATAGACAGCAGCGATGCAGTCATCAGAGCAATGCCAAGGGCCACGAGGACCTCGCGATGTCTTCCCCTATCCGCCAAGATTCCGCCAACCGGAGTTGCGAGTACGCCGGGTATGAACGCCGTCGCCACGACGACGCCATATAACGTTGACGATCCACTGCAATCGAACAAGTAAAGTGGATACGCAAAGCACAGCGCCGACAGCATCGCATACGTGCACAGCTGCGCAACAAGAAGGCCAAAAAGCCTGATAGGTCGCACTGTTTTTTGCGTCAACGAGACGCTACTCCTCCGCATTCCAGCTATAAGCCAACCCCCTATACATACCACTAGTATGTATTTAATGACTTGAAAAGGGCAGCCGTGGCTACCCTCACAAATCAATTACATACCGTTAGTATCTATATTACCACCTGGCGCGGTCCCATACGTCCCAAATCTGCGCCGTTGTCTGGAGCACTTCCTCGCCCAAATCGAGTCCCACCGCAGAGGCCATCTGCGCCAAACATTGAGCGCGAGCGAGCATTCGATCCTTGGGCTCGAGCGGACGAAACAGTGGCAGCAACCAGAGATTCGCCAGCAACGATACGGCCTCTGCCGCTTCGCGCGGGCATTCGCACGCAATGGATCCGTCGGTGATGCCCTCCTCGATCACCGGCAAGAGATAGCCATCGGCCGACTCGTCAAATGAGCCCTGATACTGCATCGCCAGTAGACGCGAGCTTTTTACCGGATCTGCTGCAGGACGCATACGTGCCCATAGCTCAATTTGCGGAACAACGGACTCGGGAGCGTAAAGCCTTTTTAGCTTTTGGGCGCCGGTCATATTACCGACGCCAAGCATCGAGCGACGGTGCTCAACAATCGGAGTCATCGCCCGATCAAACGCGGCGTTGAAAATCTCTTCTTTGCTCTTAAAGTGATGATAGACAGCGCCCTTGGTCATGCCATCGAGACGGTCAACGATATCTTGAATGCTCGTCCCCTCATAACCCTGTGCACAGAATAGCTCCAGTGCCGCGTCGAGAATCTTCGCGACCGTCTCCTCGGGATATTTATTGCGACCCATAATCCGTCCATCCGCAACACAAGCCTTATGCCTCACTGCAGTATTTTAACGTTGCAGATGACAGACGGTCGGCCCTACACCGCGGCGGGGCCGTGTTCGCCGGTACGGATGCGGATAACTTCCTCGACCGGCTCGACCCAAATCTTGCCGTCTCCGACGGCGCCGGTGCGGGCAGCGTTGCAGATGATGTCGACAATGCCGTCGACGTGCTCATCGGCGCAGATAAGGGTGAACTGCACCTTAGGGATCGTGTTGACAAGCAGTTCGTTGCCGCGCACGTATTCCTTCCAGCCATGCTGTGCGCCGCAGCCCTGAACCTGGTTGATAGTCATACCGCGAACATCAGCGGCAAACAGCGCGTCTTTAAGAACCTCAAGCTTCTCCTGGCGCACAATAGCCGTGATCTTTTTCATAATGAATTCCTCTCAATAATCAACGTATCCCTTTACATGAGACGCGGGTTTCCCAGGTGCCGCAGATTGGGTTTAAAGAGGAGCGCCGCGTACTTATGTTTGAAACCCAAGGTGCGGTGCCTGGGGAAGCCGCTAGTCAAGTCCCGAGAAGGAGGGATATGCGCTCTCACCGTGCTGACTCGCATCCAAGCCCAGCGCCTCGTCGGCCTCGTCCACGCGCAGACTGCCGTGGAACAGCGCCTTGACCACCGCGGCGATCACCAAGTCGAGCACCAGCACAATAACGACCGTCACCACAATGCCCAGAATCTGCGAGACGAGCAGCGACACGTCGCCCGTGTAGAACAGGCCGCCCTTATCGGTCCACGAAAGCTCCGGCACGCAGAACAGACCCGTGAGCACGCCGCCCAAGATGCCGCCGATACCGTGGCAACCGAACGCGTCGAGCGCATCGTCGTAGCCAAACTTGGTCTTAAGATGGCTGATGGCCAGGTAGCAGACGGGAGACACGATCAAGCCCATGGCCAGCGCCGCCCACGGCTCGACAAAGCCCGCGCCCGGCGTGACCACCACAAGGCCCGCAACCAGACCGGTGCTGGCGCCCACCAGCGTGGGGCTGCCGGTATGCACGCGCTCGACGGCAAGCCACGAGACCATGCCCGCCGCGCTGGCGGTCACGGTGTTGAGGATGGCGAGCGCCGCCACGGCGTCGGCCTTAAACTCGCTGCCGCCGTTAAAGCCAAACCAGCCAAACCAAAGCAGGCCGGCGCCCAGCGCCACAAACGGCACGTTATGCGGACGGTAGCTCACCATGCCAAAGCCGCGACGACGGCCGAGCATTAAGCAGAGAATCAGGCCCGTGAGACCGGACGAAATGTGTACCACGTCGCCGCCGGCAAAGTCGAGCGCGCCGATGATGTCGCCGATAAAGGAACCATCGCCGCCCCAAACCATGTGGGCGAGCGGCGCATAGACCACGAGCAGCCAAATGCCCAGGAAGGCCGTCATGGCACCAAACTTAACGCGGCCTGCCAGACTGCCCGTAACGATAGCGGCGGTGATCATGGCAAACGCCATCTGGAAGGCGATGTTGATGATCTGAGGGTAGACGGCACCATCCGCAGCATTGCCCTCGGCCGCCTGCAGCACCTGGTTGAGCACCGGCAGGCACAGCAGCTGGTCAAAGCCGCCAATAAACGGACTCGAGCCGTCGCCGCCGTAGGCCAGCGACCAGCCGGCAACAATCCACAGCACGCCCACCAAGCCAATGACTCCAAAGCACATAAGCATGGTGTTGATGACATTTTTGCGTCTAGACAGACCGCCATAGAAAAACGCCAGGCCCGGTGTCATTAAAAACACGAGCATGGTGCAGATGAGCATAAACGTTGTCGATCCCGTATCGTACATTCGCTCCCCCTTGGTCGCATGAACGTTGTCGGCGCCCATAATGCGGCCGAGGGGCAACTGGTGTAGACCAGATACGGCGCTGTTAAACGCTGCGTTGTCGAATGGAAACGGTGCCGCAATCTTGGAAACGGCACGGCAACGGGCGCGAAACGAACGGGAAATACGCGAGCAAGGGGGCCGTGAGCGTGCCCGCCCCGGCTAGCGCCGAAACAGCTCGTGGGCGCGGTCGCGGAGATTAGTTGCTCGGATGACGCCCTCGTAGCGATTGATGCGCAGACGCGGGAAGGCGTTAAAGAAGCGCAGGTCACGACGGCTGAGCGACACACTCGGCACCGGACGGCTCATGCGCTTGCCGGTACGGAGACGGGTGAGCGACGGACGGGGCACGCTCGGCGCGGCATCGGCCACGCGGCGGGCAGCGAGCGCCAGGCCGCGAGCACCATCCGAGATAAACGTCGGCATCGAAGCCTTCTCGCGCAGGGCATCGAGCGCCGCGTCGCCCAGCTCGGCCAGCCAAGCGTTAACGGCGCGACCGCGGATATGCGTCTGCGCCACCGAGTCGATCGCCGAATCGGGAATACGTTCGAGCATAGAGTCGGAGGCATCGGCAAGCGACTCATTGATGCGGTCGGCAAGGTCGGCACGCACACGCTCAAGCTGATCGGACAGGCGGCGCCAGCTGGCCAACGAGCACACCGCATCGACCATCATCGCGACCGCGACGATAAAGGCGGACAGCCGCACAATCAGCACCGGCAGATGGCCAAGCAGCCCCAGCAATGCCGGCTCCACTAAACGGCAAATACACAACGCACCCAAGCTAAACGCGCAGGCCCAGTACAGGCAGATGCGTCCGTGCAGGTTAAACGGCAGATGCGAGTAATCCCAAAACCGGGCACCCGTCGTTTTTTCCAACAGCACGCCCACGCTATATTCGATCACGCTGCATACGAGCGCGGCAGCGACAAACTGGCTCGAGGCGTCTGGGATTCCACGCAGCAGCAACCAGCACGCGATGCCGCCCGCACCGTAGATGGGACAACACGGCCCTAGCAAAAAGCCGCTGTTGGCAAAACGTCCGTGGTTGAGCATGGCACAGACTGTCGACTCCCATACCCAGCCGCAAAAACCGTAGAAGGCAAACGAGAGTACCAGCGCCGAGAGCGGACAGGCGGCAAGCGTCGCGCCGTCAAATGCCATATCGATCGCGGTTCCCACCGTCTACCCACTCCTCTTTTCGTTCGATTCTTTGCTCGAGCCGTCACTCGAGCCCTCGTTCAAATCGTTCGCGCCGCCTTTGCGCTGTAGACGACCGGCAACCGTCTCGCGCAGCGCGCACCATTTATCGGCCAGGCACACAATCCATGCCTCACGACACGTCGGCGGCACCGGCACCAGCGGAAACATATGCCGCGCGATAATATTCCGCTCGCGCGACGTCAGCTCAAAATCTTCCTCCGCACGCGCCAGGGCAAAAAACGGGTGACGAAAGCCATGCAGTCGGTGGCTTGGGTCGGGATCGTGCCAGTCATAGAGAAAGTAATCGTGCAGCAGGGCCCCGCGCAGCAGCGACAAGCGGTCGACCGAGACACCGACGCGGCCCAGGCGCTCGGCAAAGGACAGGCTCGCCCGCGCCACCGAGGTCACATGCGTATACACCGTCACATCGCCATGCTGGATAAACTCGCGCGTCAGGCCCAAGCGGCCCGCTTGGGCCAGCTGGCGGGCAGCATGGTCTACTTCGCACGCGATTTTCTCGGCACGAACGACATCAGACATGCTGCCTCCTTCCAGCGACTCACGGCGACAAGCCACAGCCTGTGCACAATCGATAAAAACATCATGGAACATATCAGTATGGCATCGGACAAAACGTTTTGCCCCACCAGTTGGCGAATTACCGCGCCGCCGTCACATATCAAACGCCAAAATGTGCGAGACTGTCTTGTGCAATTGTGCCGACCAAGGGAGTGCCGGCACACGATTCGCATGGAGTAACCCACAACGATGCTGCTTACGCAAACGACAACGCCCGAGGACGTCAAGGCTCTCGACCGCGCCGAGCTTCCGCTGCTCTGCGGCGAGATCCGCCAGGCAATCCTCGAAAGCTCCGCCGCCGTCGGCGGGCACGTTGCCCCCAACCTGGGCGTCGTTGAGCTTACGGTTGCGCTTCATCGCGTGTTTAACTCCCCCATCGACAAGATTGTCTTTGACGTTTCGCACCAGACCTACGCCCACAAGGCTCTGACTGGGCGCGCGTAC
The DNA window shown above is from Collinsella aerofaciens and carries:
- a CDS encoding HAD-IIB family hydrolase, which produces MIKMFASDLDGTLLNALHEADGTIRRAIRELTEAGLHVVPATGRSTLPIGEHGFTGLALDACCSNGSIVRDSHGEVLKTWTIDPQITEELLKEFPDICFDCSTPDGMYSSGSFEMHQAGFKKDSPIKRIVMRGMRARGGYHEEQYFDQSIGDILRHDVCKINCRVTSPELERDLKAYLAERSDRVVNAPFDPVMFEITDVACNKGESVAWLAGYYGIAEDEVAVYGDGGNDIAMLKRFRHSYATKNASDAAKAAANATIGSCMVHAVPKHMLATMHKQNSRTIIE
- a CDS encoding MFS transporter, producing MTQKTVRPIRLFGLLVAQLCTYAMLSALCFAYPLYLFDCSGSSTLYGVVVATAFIPGVLATPVGGILADRGRHREVLVALGIALMTASLLSIPMKRSLPLAVVVVAILCVQYGVQSLLKPMLQIETVRMAGEEKVERATALVSQMTMVSNILGPVVGTAVYGCFGIDTLCTTASVAFAISALLFGVALKQNASSETMGDGATRTTCRNDFRESIRYLLQNASLVAVILLAAVLNLALVGLTIGAPIIVTKHLGMQSSCVGIVEVAMGLGGLAGSGLVGIWPHRFSFNGICRYVAMICFGVAPIIVTLLFGADACMFTVFAVGSAWVMVWASIASVEIIAFVQRAAPTELCGKVLSVVYTVLSCAIPIGQLTYGAAYDRWTPAIVFAGMLAVLALTTALFYRLKSRLRRLS
- a CDS encoding 2-hydroxyacyl-CoA dehydratase, which encodes MSKLVEGIKDRVVAAAREAAPAVVDAAQKAATAAAEKVAEAVAEAKNAAGETPVASEPVTAAEPVAAAHAPEGAIFNPEAARGNLHLGIDVGSTTVKLAVLNDDNQIVYAKYQRHHTDVRACARDLFEGAATVLPTAQMTCAITGSGGLLLSQWLGLEFVQEVIASKRAVETLIPATDVAIELGGEDAKIIYFDNGIEQRMNGTCAGGTGAFIDQMATLLHTDASGLNELAANATTIYPIASRCGVFAKTDVQPLLNEGARPEDVAASIFQAVVTQTISGLACGRPIRGNVAFLGGPLQYLSELRHRFYLTLNLDEEHRIVPQNAHLFVASGAAMAHESNKLSTFPQLIEAIDALGDTQGAEVERLDPLFATDEDFAEFKTRHDQEVVPKGKLEGYTGRVFIGIDAGSTTMKAALVGEDGQLLHTWYGNNNGDILGTAKVIMADFYNHIPAGCTIGHVTTTGYGEALLIEALKADSGEIETVAHLRGAKAFLPGVEFILDIGGQDMKCLRVKDGVIEHIMLNEACSSGCGSFIESFAVSMNMDVRAFADAAIHAKAPVDLGSRCTVFMNSRVKQAQKEGATVGDIAAGLSYSVIKNALFKVIKLRDPKEIGSQVIVQGGTFMSDATLRAFEQLTGVHAVRPDIAGCMGAYGAALLARDRAGADGTSTILSAEDIAHLTVTQKHVRCGRCSNNCQLTVNDFGGGRRFITGNRCEKGAGHKKQKTEAPNLFKKKNELLFNREVLSPDEAPRGTVGIPRALNMYENYPFWHAFFTRLGFSVQLSDQSSKKTYQAGIESMPSESVCYPAKMSHGHVMNLIDRDVDFIWMPCVRWERKEDPTAGNCYNCPIVMSYPTALALNIDEIREQNIEFLYPFVPYHDKTELKRRLYQVLAVDRVADAEAGRGRVRGPKITRSEVDAAVNAAFEADARFHEDIQTMGEEALKWVEDHGGHGIVLAGRPYHNDPEINHALPELISSFGFAVFTEDSLAHLVKPERPIRVVDQWMYHSRLYAVARFVTMRNDLDLIQLNSFGCGLDALTTDQVQEILEASGKIYTVLKIDEVSNLGAARIRIRSLMAALKDQEAERLAEATAAGEAYEQGDAAPVAPSTDAPAFASRKYTFEAQRESASTAWPKVPFTEQMREEGYTILCPQMAPIHFDLVKEVFRGAGYNLELLPSTDHDAVEAGLRYVNNDICYPSILVTGQIMEAIESGRYDLSKTAVVISQTGGGCRATNYIALIRKALRESGHPEIPVISLSAVALGEDNPGFKITPALLKQAVYAVLFGDVMMQMLYRCRPYEATPGAANALYEEYMARARKLAPKFNRHNYTKLCREAIRAFDTMPLVGEGTKPRVGVVGEILVKFHPTANNHVVDVIEREGCEAVVPGLLDFFLYSMSNAELQKDELGSSATTRAGMQALIKLVDWMRTPVEEMLEKSRRFEAPERIGTMADKARTVLSVCNNMGEGWLLTAEMLDLIDHGAPNIICTQPFACLPNHVVGKAVIKELRRQHPESNIVAVDYDPGASEVNQLNRIKLMISVAKENMRAGKGFKLEKVAPLAMDEVTGQMRAHDGCVSCGPASEEAVASVAERLGRGIKK
- a CDS encoding TetR/AcrR family transcriptional regulator, coding for MSQLEKCDRRSLRSQRALRQALASELAESGDLSRINVASLTERAGLTRRTFYSHYRDIPDFISQIEDGLLAEIRERVELITAAQLPDLYRNIDELEPAPGSVELLRYLAANRDLIGALLGPGGDPAFIKKIIDTAREAVVPRAQTGILGLALGTFFDYYVTYVVSAEVGMIQRWFERDLSESPETMARIMTVIAFVRPGDLYGQPIDINVPEYGMKLLNLQLEDAVDTTATVESNN